In a single window of the Desulfuromonas sp. TF genome:
- a CDS encoding EAL domain-containing protein yields the protein RVETLQKAPPKGGLCHGPGAFLQKAPTMHRLKGLGIGLSLDDFGTGYSSLNYLRRFPVDSLKIDRSFITDVTSDAGAAAVATSVVAIAHSLRLTAIAEGVETKEQLAFVRESRCDGLQGYYFSKPLPADEIVRLLREDRRLES from the coding sequence GAGGATTATGCCATGGCCCGGGAGCTTTCCTGCAAAAAGCCCCAACCATGCACCGGCTCAAGGGACTCGGTATCGGTCTCAGCCTGGACGATTTCGGAACCGGCTACTCAAGTCTGAATTACCTGCGGCGTTTTCCCGTCGACAGCCTTAAGATCGACCGCTCATTCATCACCGACGTCACCAGCGATGCAGGTGCCGCGGCGGTCGCCACCAGCGTCGTGGCCATAGCACACAGCCTGAGACTCACTGCAATTGCCGAGGGGGTGGAAACGAAGGAGCAGTTGGCCTTCGTGCGTGAGAGCCGATGCGACGGTCTGCAGGGTTACTACTTCAGCAAGCCGCTGCCAGCCGATGAAATCGTCCGACTGCTTCGGGAAGACCGCCGTCTGGAGAGTTGA